Genomic DNA from Niallia circulans:
ATAATGATGAAGCAAAAATTATTAACGTATTTTCATGGTGCAGTAGAGCAAACGGCACCTCCTTCTGATTTTCAGCTTGATAGCTACCACTGGTTTCACATTGATGGGGAAAACGGATGGTTCGGGTTTCAAAAAAATGAAATGGACCTTTCCCAATTCGATTTATTAAAAACCCTATTTAATCATTATTTGCCAGAGGGAACGAAGGAAAATCGTGAAGAGGCAATGTGGAGCGAATATTTGTTTTTCGGTGGCATGCTTCCAGATAATCCTTGTGAAAATTTTCGAATCATCCAGTTTCAAATAAATGACCCACATGTTGACAAAGACGCAATTGAAACTGTATTTAAAGGATTTACCCATAGCAGCAGTATGGTCATTTGGAATGGTGCTAACAGAGGAATTATTGTAGAACGTAACGGAAACTTTCTGGAAGACGAGGAATATTCCTCTTTTGCAGAGGCTATCCAGTCTGATTTTTATTTTACAATAACCTTTTATATTGGAAAAGTTATGGCTTTTCTTCAAGAAAGTGCAGCAATATTCTCGCAAGAAAAAAGTTTTTTCACAGCAGGCTTAGCTATAAATCCTGGAGACAGGACTCTTTCCTTTGAGACAATTCTGCCCCACTTACTCATAAGCAGGCTTGATGAGCAAGAACTGGAGCCCTTTAAAAAATGGTTCTCCATCCTAGAGGAAGATAAGGAACTGCTTCTAACGATAAAAACATTTATTGAAAACAATGGTCATAATACTAATACTGCAAAAAAACTGTTCATCCACCGCAATACATTGCAATATCGACTTGATAAGTTCACTGAAAGAACAGGTCTGCCATTAAAAAACTATCATAACTTTTTTACAGCCTATCTTGCTTGTTTATACTTTAGCAATAAAAAGCCTCGAAATTAAATAGACAAGAACGTATGTTTCCATTTTTTTACTGGTCAACTCTAACTTCCTATCATATAATAGAGCATTAGAATACTAACTTATATGATAGAAAGAAATGAGGATTAACAGTTTGAAAGGTACAGCACATTCTTGTATTGGCGCAGGAGTCGGGTTTGCAGTTGCCAATTATGTTGATG
This window encodes:
- a CDS encoding PucR family transcriptional regulator, translated to MMKQKLLTYFHGAVEQTAPPSDFQLDSYHWFHIDGENGWFGFQKNEMDLSQFDLLKTLFNHYLPEGTKENREEAMWSEYLFFGGMLPDNPCENFRIIQFQINDPHVDKDAIETVFKGFTHSSSMVIWNGANRGIIVERNGNFLEDEEYSSFAEAIQSDFYFTITFYIGKVMAFLQESAAIFSQEKSFFTAGLAINPGDRTLSFETILPHLLISRLDEQELEPFKKWFSILEEDKELLLTIKTFIENNGHNTNTAKKLFIHRNTLQYRLDKFTERTGLPLKNYHNFFTAYLACLYFSNKKPRN